A genomic stretch from Aedes albopictus strain Foshan chromosome 2, AalbF5, whole genome shotgun sequence includes:
- the LOC109431620 gene encoding pigment-dispersing hormone peptides, producing the protein MVNVKASFFVAVCLCLSVCASMPSYDEDLVDMDNEQYIRQLAEWLAGSDTSELSEMHSLPACRACFYHLHNPYVTVVSNKRYGKRNSELINSLLSLPKKLNDAGK; encoded by the exons ATGGTTAATGTGAAAGCAAGTTTTTTCGTGGCAGTTTGCTTGTGCCTCAGTGTATGTGCATCGATGCCTTCCTACGACGAAGACTTGGTGGATATGGATAATGAA CAATACATACGACAGTTAGCGGAGTGGTTGGCTGGTTCTGACACAAGCGAGCTCAGTGAAATGCACAGCCTACCGGCTTGTCGTGCGTGCTTTTATCATCTCCATAACCCATATGTAACCGTGGTCTCTAATAAACGGTATGGAAAACGAAACTCGGAGCTCATCAACTCCTTGCTGAGCTTACCAAAGAAGTTGAACGACGCAGGAAAGTAA